Proteins from a single region of Octopus bimaculoides isolate UCB-OBI-ISO-001 chromosome 11, ASM119413v2, whole genome shotgun sequence:
- the LOC106870695 gene encoding uncharacterized protein LOC106870695, with protein MLVRHMYSGLTLTGAIHFFLGTFCFVASMVGFKTKRWYGRRMFHPSYYYGINTEELPIISATFGCIASLWVISVGIFGILAGRKMSSPLLSQKLKITYMILNILSASVFAHTGIGAFTSLGVWIRYHHPTRLYILFSLAAFAMFVDFVLSIVSSSLLCCCSINEQSVWVSTNQGTEFLNPVSDMNVAPAIKYPPNVVVEAYDPAQEKKRIEMEYS; from the exons ATGCTTGTTCGTCACATGTACTCAGGGCTAACATTGACAGGAGCAATACATTTCTTCCTTGgaactttttgttttgttgcttcaaTGGTTGGCTTCAAAACAAAGAGGTGGTATGGCAGACGTATGTTCCATCCATCATACTACTATGGAATCAACACTGAAGAGCTGCCCATCATATCTGCCACATTTGGATGTATTGCAAGCCTGTGG GTTATTTCAGTTGGGATATTTGGAATTCTTGCTGGTAGAAAAATGTCTTCACCATTACTCTCTCAGAAGCTG aaaATTACCTATATGATCCTTAATATTTTGTCAGCATCTGTTTTTGCACATACTGGAATTGGTGCTTTTACTAGCCTTGGAGTATGGATT cgTTATCATCATCCAACCAGactctatattttatttagtctTGCAGCATTTGCTATGTTTGTGGATTTTGTTTTGTCAATTGTCTCTTCATCCTTGTTGTGCTGCTGTTCAATAAATGAG CAAAGTGTTTGGGTATCAACAAACCAGGGAACTGAATTTCTGAACCCAGTATCTGATATGAATGTTGCACCAGCCATTAAGTATCCTCCAAATGTTGTTGTAGAGGCTTATGATCCtgcacaagaaaagaaaagaattgaaatGGAATACTCATAA